The Saccharomyces eubayanus strain FM1318 chromosome IV, whole genome shotgun sequence genome contains the following window.
GAACATATAGAAACAATAGGGCATTTGATtacaaaggaagaaattaTGCATGGTTTACAAGCCAAATAAATGGAATCGAGCAAATATAGACCCATTATTGCCTGTGCCATAGTCGCGGTTAATATCACAACTATTCTACTGACCAGCATGTGTATTCACTTATGTAAGATAGAATTACTCATGcatgtatacatatataagTCAAATGTAAACCTCAGTAACTGTTTTATTCTTGGCTGCTTTATCGATTATGAACACATGATCGATAAAGCTCAGTGTTCTTATATTTTTCAGGGGAAAGAAAacacaagaagaaaaaaaaaagctaaaCTATAAGCTGGGGTATCAAAATATCCGGTAAGAGCAACCGGTGAGAGGAAAATACCAGCCATTTCCCCGTTGTTTACCAAAACAGCCTCCAATACTATTTTCACCGGATTTAGTGTTACAACATTCATACAAACCTTTCGCTAGAAAAGTATACAATACGTACgtaataaagaaaagcagaaattaagaaaattttctcgATTAATTTATGTCACTTTAGCCCTgcgatttttcaaatacatccttcctttttgtttaaCACATGATACTAGATCCATTGTCTccaaatattgaaaatcattCCCATGATGAAATCATCGACTTTTGGGAGAAAATTGAGTCCATTGCCAATATACCAAAAGATAAACTGGATGAGTCCCACGTCAATTCAAGCCTTGTCGCGTACCTCAAGTTTGCCACGGATTCCTATAAAGTGTTTATCAATACCGATCGAGATCTCTATCGAATGTCACTGATTTTGTTGGAATCGCCtctatttgaatttgaaaaagagtTTTGCCTGAGCAAATTGCAATCACTACTCAATATAGACCTACTGGAAATGAATATGAAGTTTATTATAGTTTATGTCCTTCTCTGcgaagcaaagaaaaacgtcCACTCTTTAGAAATTATGCTCAAATTCCAAGGGTTTACCGTATTTTATAACGCTTTATACACTCAATTTGCTTATTTGAGCAAGtatggagaagaaaagagaactgTTAATAAACAGCGATATAAAACTGATGCTGCCAACACGATTACACCTTTGGACTGTTTGGTCCCAAGTTTGACTGACATTGATTTGGGTATTATAGATGAAATGAAGCAAATTTCTACCGTTTTGATggatttattatttcaaaTCTTAAAGTATTGTAAATGCGTTATTGCCAACCTTCAAATTGTTGACGATTTCtttgtttactttttgaTGGAAACGATAAGGTCTGATATTATGGATGATATGTTCAACAATGCACAATTTAAGCTGTTGTTGGCATTAAATGAACAATATATGATGTTTGCCAAAGAATACGAAATCGAAAACAAAGTTTATAAGTATTTGATCAACGAGTCAGTGTCCAAATGCTTCAGTGAGTTGCTGCTATTAAAATTTAATAGAGTATCGGATCCTCCTTTACAAATCATGATGTGCAAAATCATTTATCTAATCTTGACACCAAGGAGCGATCATGCTCCaataagttttttttatacaaATGATTTGCACGTTCTTACTGATGTATTAATAAGAGAGCTCCAGAACATAAGTGAAGATGAGGAGATATTGAGAAATACCCTCTTAAGGGTCCTTATCCCATTATTAAAAAACACACAATTATCTAAGACTCATTATAGAAAGGACGATTTAAATAAATTATTGCAGTATCTGTCAACTCTAGATAATATATGCGCTGACAGTCCGGTACTACACGAACACCTAGTCACAGTAAGGCTATCACAAAAGTgtcttcaacaaattcCTTGGCTAGAGGATCCGCCTACGCCTCCGAATGAAAATTCACCGGCCTCTAGTAATGCGACTAGCAGAGACTCCAGTATATTTACTCTAGGAGGGTCTGATAACCAGAATGCCTTGACCCGTAAAGGCCATCTTTATAGCAATCGTGGACTAGACGTTTCTGCAGAATCTTtaactaaaagaaaagctagagctccaccaccaccaccaccaccatcaagaaaatgtGGAACTCTGAAATGAGTATAATATTTCATCTTGCATTGAAATGGTTATTTCAACCATTTCTTCCCTTGCCACATAGCAGTATTTAATGACACAATGTACTTTTATATGCAAATGCAATAATTTCAAACATAGATATTCAACTTGAATTATTTCGAAGGATATAATCAAACGCATATCCTTAATGCGTTTCTTGTATTATAGGAGTAGTTCTTTTTCATGGGTACTTGTCTATAATTATCTATTACATAATTATATTGTTTTACTATCATATTATTCAGATTAAAAAGACTTGCCACACGTAATTTGGGTAAAGtaaaatacaaaagaaacaaaatgaaaacggTGGAATTGCGTTTATACACGTATTCTTAGTCCCGATGCTGGTGCACCGATCTTAGAAATCATAGCAATTCTATCTATTTTATCTTTCTCAGTGACAATATATTTACTACCAGTTAACGGATCTGAAACGGAAGGTGTGTCTTCATAAATTGGTTTGTAAGTAGCTGCACAGATATCGAATTTGGCGTAAGGATCAAAGTCAATTGGAATGGCATCACTAGCCATAGAGTCGGCTTtggttttgattttacGTGCTTGTTCAGCACGAGGACCAGATGAAATAATCTTTAGAAATTCACCCGCAAAATACGAGGCTTGTAAGAAATTTTTGTGCTTGAAATGTTGTGACATCGCCACTTGCAGTGCGTTGGTACGATGGATTGGGGACAACTTAGCCTTTGTGAAATATGCAGCCAGTTCAAGCATGCGCACAgtactttcttcttttaatgAACGACGCTCCAACTCGATGGATAAACCTAATATATATTCCCTGGCAGTTTCTAGCACCTTGCGAGCCagtttttcatcttctgaGTCATCGACCATTAATAGCGTGATACGGTAAATTGCTTCTCTAAAACATTCAATCGCAACTTCCAATTTATTCAGTTTGAAGTTCTTATAGCCTTCATTCATTTTCTCGTTAACAATATCAAGACCTGGAACATATGGAAGAATTTGGTCTTCAGACACTGTATCATCGTATGCTCTGATATAACCTAATTGAGCAGGTAGTTCGTATGGTGTGCTGGGCATGTATGTTCTACAACCTTCATATATGTTGGtgaagtatttttttaacgGTTCGAGTTTCACAACACCTACT
Protein-coding sequences here:
- the LDB17 gene encoding Ldb17p; the protein is MILDPLSPNIENHSHDEIIDFWEKIESIANIPKDKLDESHVNSSLVAYLKFATDSYKVFINTDRDLYRMSLILLESPLFEFEKEFCLSKLQSLLNIDLLEMNMKFIIVYVLLCEAKKNVHSLEIMLKFQGFTVFYNALYTQFAYLSKYGEEKRTVNKQRYKTDAANTITPLDCLVPSLTDIDLGIIDEMKQISTVLMDLLFQILKYCKCVIANLQIVDDFFVYFLMETIRSDIMDDMFNNAQFKLLLALNEQYMMFAKEYEIENKVYKYLINESVSKCFSELLLLKFNRVSDPPLQIMMCKIIYLILTPRSDHAPISFFYTNDLHVLTDVLIRELQNISEDEEILRNTLLRVLIPLLKNTQLSKTHYRKDDLNKLLQYLSTLDNICADSPVLHEHLVTVRLSQKCLQQIPWLEDPPTPPNENSPASSNATSRDSSIFTLGGSDNQNALTRKGHLYSNRGLDVSAESLTKRKARAPPPPPPPSRKCGTLK